One Amaranthus tricolor cultivar Red isolate AtriRed21 chromosome 1, ASM2621246v1, whole genome shotgun sequence DNA window includes the following coding sequences:
- the LOC130807564 gene encoding uncharacterized protein LOC130807564 → MDVGQFVQSGRGKNKRSWTKSEEECLINGLLEMSVDPSWKADGSFKGGFKNNLEEKLNEKFPGCGLKGIPHIESKIKWFKDKYNVLTEMFRTSGFSWDNEKNMIVCERQSYEEFCKQHRNAQGLWNVPFPFYDQLSVIFGADRATGVQSETFVEAVDNQEKETIELDKGGSDEDDEFDDNEFVNQSKQSTPSEPSLKKAKKEKAPNEQGRKRKKPEVVDLTSSFNNMSSSFSNHMNEMNKHMSTIASAFSTTQLHEQAIMAREEVEENQKKNLVTYFFY, encoded by the exons ATGGATGTTGGTCAATTTGTTCAAAGTGGAAGAGGGAAAAACAAGCGATCATGGACTAAATCTGAGGAAGAATGTTTGATTAATGGTTTGTTGGAGATGAGTGTCGATCCTTCATGGAAAGCTGATGGGAGTTTCAAAGGTGGTTTCAAGAATAATTTAGAGGAGAAATTGAATGAGAAGTTTCCCGGGTGTGGGTTGAAAGGTATTCCCCATattgaatcaaaaatcaaatggtTTAAGGATAAGTATAATGTGCTAACTGAAATGTTTCGCACTTCTGGTTTTTCTTGGGATAATGAAAAGAATATGATTGTTTGTGAAAGGCAATCttatgaagaattttgtaag CAACACAGAAATGCTCAAGGATTATGGAATGTTCCTTTTCCATTTTATGATCAACTGTCAGTTATCTTTGGTGCTGATCGAGCTACTGGAGTGCAATCTGAGACTTTTGTCGAAGCTGTTGACAATCAAGAGAAAGAGACCATTGAACTAGATAAGGGTGGtagtgatgaagatgatgaatttgatgataatGAGTTCGTCAACCAATCAAAACAATCAACTCCAAGTGAACCTTCTTTAAAGAAAGCCAAAAAAGAAAAGGCtccaaatgaacaaggaaggaaaaggaagaagcCGGAGGTTGTGGACTTAACTTCTTCTTTTAACAATATGTCTTCTAGCTTTTCAAATCATATGAATGAGATGAACAAGCACATGTCTACCATTGCAAGTGCCTTCTCTACTACACAACTACATGAGCAAGCTATCATGGCTCGTGAAGAAGTtgaggaaaatcaaaaaaaaaatttggtta catactttttctattaa